From Candidatus Manganitrophus morganii, the proteins below share one genomic window:
- a CDS encoding glycosyltransferase, with the protein MSDLLVLLIAPKYPYPPSDGHMIRNYNLFKSFRSGYQFDFLTFGDPQLLQDREKALKQLGPCFVDMEIVPESTLRRVGKKISTLRNIFYPSALGLGLPYYSEEMAEAVNRKMASSKYDFIFFCGFSMFLYYDQKESNRIPYVVDIIDSLSLFMDSCLKVKKGMREKLTDYVNYIWAKRYEKIHFSTARNSIFITQADKDYVMKETPRSKLWVVPNGVDTDFFKSKGEPPKNDSLLFTGVMDYPPNVEAVIYFISKVLPLVREKMPNVSLTIAGRNPTTELQTLASQMPGVKLTGFVEDIRPFFEEAAVCIAPIVSGSGLKNKVLEAWSMSKPVVATSFSCNGINAVHGQNILIADAPDLFADAVITLLSDPVQRKRFAEAGRKTVEDSYSWGSQATLVDKIIKEVMGPKK; encoded by the coding sequence TTGAGCGATCTCCTCGTTTTGCTGATTGCCCCCAAGTACCCCTATCCTCCCTCCGATGGGCATATGATCAGAAATTACAACCTGTTCAAGAGCTTTCGCTCAGGGTATCAGTTCGATTTCTTGACCTTCGGCGATCCCCAACTTTTGCAGGACCGTGAAAAAGCGTTAAAGCAATTGGGCCCCTGTTTTGTCGATATGGAAATCGTGCCAGAGTCTACCCTGCGAAGGGTGGGAAAAAAGATCTCAACGCTCAGAAACATTTTTTATCCTTCGGCGCTCGGTCTTGGGTTGCCCTATTATTCCGAAGAAATGGCTGAAGCGGTCAATCGAAAAATGGCGTCGTCAAAATATGACTTCATCTTCTTTTGCGGATTCTCGATGTTTCTTTATTACGATCAGAAAGAGTCCAATCGGATACCTTATGTTGTCGATATCATCGATTCGCTCTCTCTTTTTATGGATAGCTGCCTCAAGGTAAAAAAGGGCATGAGAGAAAAGCTGACAGATTATGTAAATTATATATGGGCAAAAAGATATGAGAAAATTCACTTTTCGACGGCCCGAAATTCTATCTTTATCACGCAAGCAGATAAGGATTATGTAATGAAAGAAACCCCTCGTTCAAAGTTGTGGGTGGTTCCGAACGGGGTTGATACCGACTTTTTCAAATCAAAAGGTGAGCCCCCAAAAAACGATTCTCTTCTTTTTACCGGGGTCATGGACTATCCTCCAAATGTTGAAGCGGTGATCTATTTTATCAGCAAGGTTCTTCCCCTGGTCCGCGAAAAAATGCCGAACGTCTCGCTCACCATCGCCGGAAGGAATCCCACGACAGAACTCCAAACTTTGGCGTCCCAGATGCCGGGCGTCAAGCTGACCGGTTTTGTTGAAGACATCCGGCCTTTTTTTGAAGAAGCGGCCGTCTGTATCGCGCCGATTGTTTCCGGATCGGGATTAAAAAATAAAGTTCTCGAGGCGTGGTCCATGTCAAAGCCGGTCGTTGCAACCTCTTTTAGTTGCAACGGAATAAATGCAGTCCACGGTCAAAATATTTTGATTGCAGATGCCCCGGACCTGTTTGCTGATGCGGTCATTACACTTTTATCAGACCCAGTACAAAGAAAGAGATTTGCTGAAGCGGGCAGAAAAACCGTTGAGGACTCCTATTCATGGGGAAGTCAGGCGACATTGGTGGACAAAATCATCAAAGAAGTTATGGGACCGAAGAAATAA